The following proteins are co-located in the Solanum pennellii chromosome 1, SPENNV200 genome:
- the LOC107002585 gene encoding neurofilament heavy polypeptide, translated as MATNTVSSDHPTAVSEQAEKEVLPEEVKTIEGESVPLTKENEDSPSPVVSSTEPVVKVEDTKSESTVIEEPDKNEEEKPKSVEVDDGEKPNAEESSQVITEEVKKDEKPITDEAAPAIVDEVEKSTVETPPSAIIEELKSNDEEEKQKVDEPQVLEIEEVKKAVEEQKPVADEPVPTVVEEVKKADEEEKLTTEEPPVTILEEVKKSDDEEKPKADEPIPTIVEVKTADEQPTIEEPPPTIIAEVKKSDEKEKPEADEPAPTIVEEVQKADEEVKPKADEPAPTIAEEVKKADEEEKPTIEEPPVTIIEDVKKSVEEEKPIADEPLPPTVEEEKEVDEPPSPLATTHDAEKPKAEELPSIPATSAESEEKTADKEIEPPTVEEVKKQEETPALNVTTKDIPELTKESAPEPEAQIIPDQVADITKSEPEVQTEAGNVETLDKESKIEPEKQPATVDIVETSIEAVEEKKEQIDLEASEQQKVLEAEVPKAEPKEEASEPAPIVEEKPTEATQKIEQEAAEAVTGNEEVIPVDKVEESPKGEPVVPESSNQVTSTTLETLMQKMDEESPTEVAADNVELVPEAKDAEAPPKEEVENVEREIKDVKTVGQDEKVEKSVATEELAEPEAKGVETSEVAEKAPEVVIGSRDIEQIAENGSSKDVTVPTIEGNEAAEVEKKVDENATAEPSVEDAQKLETETKDLKTAEGEKEVEETAKTEAPKDGEDKKTTEEVPVKTKQSNNLMSKVKQSFVKAKKAIIGKSPGSKSDTKNEVKTK; from the exons ATGGCTACTAATACTGTTTCATCAGATCATCCAACTGCTGTCTCTGAG CAAGCTGAGAAGGAAGTGCTGCCTGAAGAGGTTAAGACTATTGAAGGAGAGAGTGTTCCCCTTACCAAGGAGAATGAAGATTCCCCAAGTCCAGTGGTTTCTTCTACTGAACCAGTGGTAAAAGTAGAGGACACAAAAAGCGAATCAACAGTAATTGAAGAGCCAGACAAGAATGAGGAGGAAAAGCCAAAATCAGTGGAAGTTGATGACGGGGAGAAGCCAAATGCAGAGGAATCATCCCAAGTGATAACTGAAGAAGTGAAGAAAGATGAGAAGCCAATAACGGACGAAGCTGCCCCAGCAATAGTTGATGAGGTAGAGAAGTCAACAGTTGAGACACCACCTTCAGCCATCATAGAGGAACTAAAGAGCaatgatgaagaagagaagCAAAAAGTTGATGAACCACAAGTCCTGGAAATTGAAGAGGTGAAGAAAGCTGTGGAGGAGCAAAAGCCTGTTGCTGATGAACCAGTTCCTACTGTAGTTGAAGAAGTAAAGAAAGCTGATGAGGAAGAGAAGCTGACAACAGAAGAACCACCAGTAACTATCCTTGAAGAGGTGAAGAAGAGTGATGATGAAGAGAAGCCTAAAGCTGATGAACCAATTCCAACAATAGTTGAAGTAAAGACAGCTGATGAGCAGCCCACGATAGAGGAACCACCACCAACCATAATCGCAGAGGTAAAGAAAAGTGATGAGAAAGAGAAGCCTGAAGCTGATGAACCAGCTCCAACAATAGTGGAAGAAGTACAGAAAGCTGATGAGGAAGTGAAGCCTAAAGCTGATGAACCAGCTCCAACAATAGCGGAAGAAGTAAAGAAAGCTGATGAAGAAGAGAAGCCAACGATTGAGGAACCTCCAGTAACTATAATTGAAGATGTAAAGAAAAGCGTCGAGGAAGAAAAGCCAATAGCTGATGAACCACTGCCCCCAACAGTTGAAGAGGAGAAAGAAGTTGATGAACCACCTTCTCCACTAGCCACAACTCACGATGCAGAGAAGCCAAAAGCTGAGGAATTACCAAGCATACCTGCTACTTCAGCAGAATCAGAAGAAAAGACAGCAGACAAGGAAATTGAGCCTCCTACTGTCGAAGAAGTTAAGAAACAAGAAGAGACACCTGCATTGAATGTCACTACCAAAGATATTCCTGAATTAACCAAGGAATCTGCCCCTGAGCCAGAAGCTCAGATTATTCCTGATCAAGTTGCTGATATTACCAAAAGTGAACCAGAGGTCCAAACAGAGGCTGGAAATGTTGAAACTCTAGACAAAGAATCCAAAATAGAGCCTGAGAAGCAGCCAGCAACAGTTGACATCGTGGAAACGTCAATTGAGGCTGTTGAGGAAAAGAAGGAGCAAATAGACTTAGAGGCCAGTGAACAGCAAAAAGTTTTAGAGGCAGAAGTTCCAAAAGCAGAACCTAAGGAAGAAGCTTCAGAGCCAGCTCCCATTGTAGAGGAAAAGCCAACTGAAGCTACTCAAAAGATTGAGCAAGAAGCTGCCGAGGCTGTTACCGGAAATGAAGAAGTGATTCCAGTGGATAAGGTAGAAGAGTCCCCAAAAGGGGAACCTGTTGTTCCAGAGAGCTCAAATCAAGTAACCTCAACTACTTTAGAAACACTCATGCAGAAAATGGACGAGGAAAGTCCTACAGAAGTTGCTGCAGACAATGTGGAATTGGTTCCAGAGGCTAAAGATGCTGAAGCACCACCAAAAGAAGAGGTGGAAAATGTCGAAAGAGAAATAAAGGATGTGAAAACTGTTGGTCAAGATGAGAAGGTGGAGAAGAGTGTTGCAACTGAAGAATTAGCTGAACCAGAAGCAAAGGGAGTTGAAACATCTGAAGTTGCTGAAAAGGCTCCAGAAGTGGTGATTGGTTCTAGAGACATTGAACAAATTGCGGAAAATGGGAGCTCAAAGGATGTCACAGTTCCTACAATTGAAGGCAATGAAGCTGCAGAAGTTGAGAAGAAAGTGGATGAGAATGCTACTGCTGAACCATCAGTTGAAGACGCTCAGAAGTTGGAGACAGAGACTAAAGATCTGAAGACTGCTGAAGGTGAGAAAGAAGTTGAGGAGACAGCAAAAACAGAAGCTCCTAAGGATGGTGAAGACAAGAAAACTACAGAAGAAGTACCAGTAAAGACAAAGCAGTCAAATAACCTTATGTCCAAGGTGAAGCAGTCTTTTGTGAAGGCTAAGAAAGCAATCATTGGAAAGTCTCCCGGCTCTAAATCTGATACAAAGAATGAAGTTAAAACCAAATAA
- the LOC107008219 gene encoding probable carbohydrate esterase At4g34215, translating to MLPYLLLLILAHAGWVTTADLENYSLVKNIFILAGQSNISGRGGVINHSLRPGVVNESWDGVIPRECESNPSILRLSGGLKWVEAHEPLHKDIDVNNTCGIGPGMPFANTVLRKDPSIGVIGLVPCAVGGTSITEWAPGGFLYRNMIKRTKAATRGGGKIRALLWFQGESDTKTLEDAKMYKVRLERFFNHVRHDLGMPNLTVIQIGIATALGPYMELVREAQREINIGNLKYVDAKGLQIGPDYTHLTTAAQIQLGQMLADAFLRPN from the exons ATGCTTCCTTATCTGTTATTGCTGATTTTAGCACACGCTGGTTGGGTAACGACAGCAGATCTAGAAAATTATTCACTGGTTAAAAACATATTCATTTTAGCAGGGCAGAGCAACATTTCCGGTCGAGGCGGAGTGATTAATCACTCACTCCGTCCCGGAGTAGTTAATGAGTCATGGGATGGTGTCATCCCACGTGAATGCGAGTCCAACCCATCAATCCTCCGACTAAGTGGAGGACTTAAATGGGTTGAGGCTCATGAACCCCTTCACAAGGACATAGATGTGAACAACACTTGTGGGATTGGTCCAGGGATGCCATTTGCCAATACTGTTTTGAGAAAAGATCCAAGTATTGGAGTAATTGGGTTGGTTCCTTGTGCTGTTGGAGGAACGAGTATTACTGAATGGGCTCCAGGCGGCTTCCTTTACAGGAACATGATAAAGAGGACAAAAGCGGCCACACGAGGCGGCGGAAAGATCAGGGCATTGTTGTGGTTCCAAGGTGAGAGTGATACAAAGACACTTGAAGATGCCAAAATGTATAAGGTCAGATTGGAGAGATTCTTCAACCATGTGCGCCACGATCTGGGAATGCCTAATCTAACTGTGATTCAG ATTGGAATTGCAACAGCACTAGGGCCATACATGGAGCTGGTGAGGGAAGCTCAGCGAGAGATAAATATTGGGAATTTGAAATATGTGGATGCCAAAGGCCTGCAGATCGGACCAGATTACACGCACCTTACTACTGCTGCACAAATTCAGCTTGGACAGATGCTCGCTGATGCCTTCCTCCGCCCCAATTAG